A region of Terriglobales bacterium DNA encodes the following proteins:
- a CDS encoding RNase H family protein, translated as MSADPRAIHIFTDGSCYKNPGGKSGCAAIVHYPDHLQLQDEQIVDFGCEESNSNRMELLACICALRWVRDNVPWDDVTRVQIFTDAQYVKDNLGRAREWKKNDWRNQYDEPRENADLWNQLISAHAKAGIRVDFEWNLGKKTPILKLVDKAAKAAADRGGTDVDRGYRPGTVARSMVKGAAARYKAEGQLAVIRPYRKTPMARGEEKIRFNTFSENTQTYMESCYAYVPTALISQLHRGNGYRVRFNENPRYPQILEIVGEVHLPKPKRKS; from the coding sequence ATGTCGGCAGACCCTCGCGCTATTCACATTTTCACGGACGGCTCTTGCTACAAGAATCCGGGAGGGAAGTCTGGCTGTGCCGCCATCGTCCATTACCCAGATCACTTGCAGCTTCAGGATGAGCAGATCGTTGATTTCGGGTGTGAGGAAAGCAACAGCAATCGGATGGAGCTACTCGCCTGCATCTGTGCGCTCAGATGGGTCCGCGACAATGTTCCATGGGACGATGTGACACGCGTGCAAATCTTCACCGATGCACAATATGTGAAGGACAATCTTGGTCGAGCTAGGGAGTGGAAGAAAAACGATTGGAGAAATCAATATGACGAGCCGAGAGAGAATGCGGACTTGTGGAACCAACTGATTTCAGCGCACGCGAAAGCCGGGATCAGAGTAGATTTTGAATGGAACTTGGGCAAGAAGACTCCGATCTTGAAATTGGTTGACAAGGCTGCGAAGGCGGCTGCTGATCGTGGCGGGACTGATGTCGATCGCGGCTACCGACCGGGCACTGTAGCACGATCAATGGTAAAAGGCGCTGCCGCGCGGTACAAGGCAGAAGGGCAACTCGCCGTGATCCGCCCATATCGTAAAACTCCAATGGCGCGGGGCGAGGAAAAAATCCGATTCAATACGTTCTCGGAGAATACGCAAACGTACATGGAATCCTGTTACGCCTATGTACCAACTGCTCTGATTTCACAGTTGCATCGAGGCAATGGGTACAGAGTTCGATTCAATGAGAATCCGAGATACCCCCAAATTCTAGAGATCGTTGGGGAAGTACATCTGCCTAAACCAAAACGAAAATCGTAG
- a CDS encoding phospholipase D-like domain-containing protein, translating into MRPDITAAILENRIDSGYCPFEACEVYFGKLGHHDIRLVSLGYSLQQFLLHNDLADISDQLVRLLNECRLRFSRCFLGRLNQCIDPAAQVGEGIGTWMRALTHDPDFRTVTRHVIVRAVLRTFFKPREQFRRKPDVVRENDDLALGRRSVGNSPYRVLGNTKPRGNMKAYVLTLKQYPWLLPAVEDALRQLPASGGDDVSKVLKTVRGDGGRPLTDGDAIIALNALSDLGILQRQGIRYTHDRDRFAATEEMRTGIQAALQIISERSSDSADVQLCVSLPPALPPAAEHVVHETSTDLRSSLLDVIASARQSLIVASPFWDASTTAEMVALVSKKLASGVQVSLLGRFSQELPPEVRAELEKLRYDPRCAILSWFEGEGRETQTFHFKAISADRGERAYLGSANMTFSSLRSRMELGVILRGRTASELDRILRVVLTMATPIHAS; encoded by the coding sequence ATGCGACCCGATATAACGGCAGCAATCCTCGAAAATCGGATTGATAGCGGCTACTGCCCCTTCGAGGCCTGCGAAGTTTATTTTGGGAAGCTTGGTCATCATGACATTCGGCTGGTATCGCTGGGTTACTCCCTGCAGCAGTTCCTGCTCCACAATGACCTCGCAGATATTTCTGATCAGCTCGTACGCCTTCTCAATGAGTGCCGCCTGCGTTTCTCCCGTTGCTTTCTCGGCCGATTGAATCAATGTATTGATCCTGCCGCGCAAGTTGGAGAAGGTATCGGAACGTGGATGCGTGCCCTTACTCACGATCCCGATTTTCGTACCGTCACGCGCCACGTCATAGTACGAGCAGTCCTGCGGACGTTTTTCAAACCGCGCGAGCAGTTCCGTCGTAAACCAGATGTTGTGCGTGAAAACGATGACCTGGCGCTGGGCCGGCGTAGCGTCGGAAACTCGCCTTATCGGGTATTGGGAAATACAAAGCCCCGCGGCAACATGAAAGCCTACGTCCTCACATTAAAGCAGTATCCGTGGTTGCTCCCCGCGGTCGAGGACGCGTTGAGGCAGCTACCTGCGAGCGGCGGGGACGATGTATCCAAAGTCCTCAAAACCGTTCGCGGTGATGGTGGACGCCCTCTTACTGATGGCGACGCCATAATTGCGCTCAACGCCTTGTCCGACCTTGGAATTCTGCAACGACAAGGGATTCGATACACCCACGACAGGGACCGATTTGCTGCGACTGAGGAAATGCGAACCGGCATTCAAGCGGCCCTTCAGATCATCAGTGAACGCTCTTCCGATTCAGCGGATGTACAATTGTGTGTCTCCCTCCCTCCCGCGCTTCCTCCTGCAGCCGAACATGTAGTACACGAGACCTCGACGGATCTGCGCAGTAGTTTGCTGGATGTGATCGCATCGGCGAGGCAATCTCTGATCGTGGCTTCCCCCTTCTGGGACGCGTCGACCACAGCCGAAATGGTCGCTCTTGTGAGTAAGAAACTCGCATCTGGTGTGCAAGTATCCCTGCTGGGAAGATTTTCGCAGGAATTGCCACCTGAGGTTAGAGCAGAGTTGGAGAAACTCAGGTACGACCCACGCTGCGCGATCCTCTCGTGGTTCGAAGGCGAGGGTAGGGAAACGCAGACATTTCATTTCAAGGCAATAAGCGCCGACCGTGGCGAGCGAGCTTATCTGGGCAGTGCAAATATGACGTTCTCGAGCCTGCGATCGCGGATGGAGTTAGGAGTCATACTTCGCGGTCGAACAGCCTCTGAGTTAGACAGGATTCTCAGGGTAGTGCTTACGATGGCAACGCCGATTCACGCTAGTTAG
- a CDS encoding LodA/GoxA family CTQ-dependent oxidase gives MPSTFRIHPALGIARVGDADGPGFIGPEQPDMPANWNLDTGGFGNFKVAGRIRRQGVRFRVFEFAADGSLVGEALPGQGAVVAIEWTVHVANRKASFFKFDGPRGENGDFSKNGARNDDVIGNDARSQLDIDPGPKAVSGQSATPIILANPNPKTNQTIKDLGDISTDDAGRLIFFGGHGKTLQLSNAAEIQNYVNNDGWFDDVSDGPVSAVIVLKDGNRVEAIGAWVTVAPPDFAPAVGNVVSLYDTIWDVLVRNPTIPIPNLAMFRPGGTLARLQEQRDDWNPAANRFKSYQPSYVNDIADVLQRAFSATFLHDPPDLKSPFHNTIAPHVWAELGDPDTVKDILRTDVFKKMRDPDSTSPADCSQMPRGLGDEYCDESEHPEAGSAERTNPKRFFSLTRTQYAMFAQWAARKFKPDGTSPPSIPTAPPAITPDGLDRAALENGVGGPFFPGIEVSWIIRNPTIYIEAFRFQLGKKIAAGDESVGIPDVTVRPGFLTQHMALPWQADFRDCKREPLTNPATGALTFAMWWTGQRPDDVFPEATPDEQVPWTRPPDFNALDGDPARFKEMVAGWAKLGFVARQGLNRKKPWLETERS, from the coding sequence ATGCCATCCACGTTCAGAATTCATCCGGCGCTCGGCATCGCTCGTGTCGGCGATGCTGACGGACCAGGGTTCATCGGACCGGAACAGCCTGACATGCCCGCCAACTGGAACTTAGACACGGGAGGATTTGGGAACTTTAAGGTTGCGGGTCGCATCAGGCGCCAGGGAGTGCGTTTTCGAGTCTTCGAATTTGCTGCGGACGGGTCGCTGGTCGGGGAGGCTCTGCCCGGTCAAGGCGCTGTAGTAGCTATCGAGTGGACAGTCCATGTCGCAAACCGCAAGGCGTCGTTTTTCAAATTTGACGGCCCTAGGGGAGAGAACGGCGACTTTAGCAAAAACGGCGCGCGTAACGATGACGTAATCGGAAACGATGCCCGATCACAACTCGACATCGATCCGGGTCCCAAGGCGGTGTCAGGCCAATCGGCGACCCCTATTATCCTCGCGAACCCGAATCCCAAGACGAACCAAACGATCAAGGACTTGGGCGACATCAGCACTGACGACGCCGGACGCCTGATCTTCTTCGGGGGTCATGGGAAGACCCTCCAACTCTCCAACGCAGCCGAGATCCAAAACTACGTTAACAATGACGGATGGTTCGACGATGTCAGCGATGGGCCGGTCTCCGCTGTCATAGTCTTGAAAGACGGCAACCGAGTGGAGGCGATCGGGGCTTGGGTTACAGTCGCTCCACCGGACTTCGCCCCTGCGGTTGGAAACGTAGTGTCCCTATATGACACCATCTGGGACGTATTGGTTCGGAATCCAACGATCCCGATCCCGAATCTAGCGATGTTCCGACCCGGGGGCACGCTGGCCCGCCTCCAGGAGCAGCGCGATGACTGGAATCCTGCGGCGAATCGATTCAAGTCCTACCAGCCCTCCTATGTCAATGACATCGCAGATGTGCTTCAGCGCGCGTTTAGTGCGACATTTCTGCACGATCCACCCGACCTGAAGAGCCCTTTCCATAACACGATCGCTCCTCATGTCTGGGCTGAGCTCGGGGACCCCGATACCGTGAAGGATATCCTTCGAACAGACGTGTTCAAAAAGATGAGGGACCCCGACTCCACTAGCCCGGCGGACTGCAGCCAAATGCCAAGAGGTCTCGGGGACGAGTACTGCGACGAAAGTGAACACCCGGAGGCCGGTTCCGCCGAGCGGACGAATCCTAAACGCTTCTTTTCTCTAACGCGTACCCAGTACGCGATGTTCGCCCAGTGGGCCGCTCGCAAGTTCAAGCCGGACGGCACTTCGCCCCCTTCCATCCCAACAGCACCACCCGCGATCACGCCAGACGGTCTAGATCGGGCGGCACTGGAGAACGGTGTCGGGGGCCCATTTTTCCCGGGTATCGAAGTCAGTTGGATTATTCGAAATCCAACGATCTACATAGAGGCATTTCGTTTTCAGCTAGGTAAGAAAATCGCGGCTGGAGATGAGAGCGTCGGAATTCCAGATGTAACCGTGCGCCCCGGCTTTCTCACACAGCATATGGCTCTTCCATGGCAGGCGGACTTTCGTGACTGCAAGAGGGAGCCTCTTACTAACCCTGCTACAGGCGCGCTTACCTTTGCGATGTGGTGGACGGGGCAGCGCCCGGACGACGTCTTCCCCGAGGCAACTCCAGACGAACAAGTGCCATGGACACGGCCCCCCGACTTCAATGCGTTGGACGGCGACCCGGCGCGCTTCAAGGAAATGGTAGCCGGTTGGGCCAAGTTGGGGTTCGTGGCTCGGCAAGGTCTGAACCGCAAGAAACCGTGGCTAGAGACAGAACGATCGTGA
- a CDS encoding malonic semialdehyde reductase, giving the protein MGTNKRQASPARFLFLRSKDAKERLLPALSPGNLEKTMAAPVTAIVGYDVRFYEKLPKLSPHNPNFRDMFANNPELTESTARRNCTLQGAYLIMAARALGLDCGPMSGFDNGKVDEQFFGAGVEREDMCEEYVPGTIKSNLLCNIGYGDPTSLRPRLPRLDFE; this is encoded by the coding sequence ATGGGGACCAACAAGCGCCAAGCAAGTCCTGCGCGGTTTCTGTTCCTGCGAAGCAAGGATGCAAAGGAGCGCCTGCTCCCGGCACTTTCACCGGGGAACTTAGAGAAGACAATGGCAGCACCGGTAACGGCCATCGTCGGGTATGACGTGCGTTTCTATGAGAAGCTGCCAAAGCTCTCGCCGCACAACCCGAATTTTCGGGACATGTTTGCAAACAACCCCGAACTGACAGAGAGCACGGCAAGACGAAACTGCACGCTGCAAGGCGCTTACCTGATCATGGCTGCGCGTGCCCTTGGGTTAGACTGCGGACCAATGTCAGGTTTTGACAATGGGAAGGTTGATGAGCAGTTTTTTGGAGCAGGCGTTGAGCGGGAGGACATGTGCGAAGAATACGTACCCGGTACTATCAAATCGAATCTTCTGTGCAACATTGGGTACGGTGATCCTACATCGCTTCGTCCGCGTTTGCCACGCCTCGACTTTGAATAA